Proteins encoded together in one Salarchaeum sp. JOR-1 window:
- a CDS encoding aldo/keto reductase: MSEFDSFGLGTYQLTGSQCADSVATALDAGYRHVDTAQGYGNEGLVRRGIERSDVDASDVFVATKLSTDNLGYEDAVDSAHESAARLGVDSIDLLYVHWPLDTYSKEETIDALNDLHAEGVVDRVGLSNFRVDQLDAARDRLDPDPFAHQIECHPLLQQEALRAYAREHDHWVVAYCPIARNKVADVNVIQDIADAHDATPAQVSLAWLNGLENVAAVPKATSLDHITENFASRDITLTDREMNRIADIDDEHRIVDFDGAPWNEN, encoded by the coding sequence ATGAGCGAGTTCGACTCATTCGGCCTCGGCACCTACCAGCTCACCGGCAGTCAGTGCGCGGACAGCGTCGCGACCGCGTTGGACGCGGGCTACCGGCACGTCGACACCGCGCAGGGATACGGAAACGAGGGGCTCGTCCGGCGCGGCATCGAGCGCAGCGACGTGGACGCGAGCGACGTGTTCGTCGCGACGAAGCTCTCCACCGACAACCTCGGGTACGAGGACGCCGTGGACAGCGCGCACGAGTCCGCCGCCCGACTCGGCGTGGACAGCATCGACCTCCTCTACGTCCACTGGCCGCTCGACACCTACAGCAAGGAGGAGACCATCGACGCGCTGAACGACCTGCACGCCGAGGGCGTCGTGGACCGCGTCGGCCTCTCGAACTTCCGGGTCGACCAGCTCGACGCAGCGCGCGACCGCCTCGACCCCGACCCGTTCGCGCACCAGATCGAGTGCCATCCGCTCCTCCAACAAGAAGCGTTACGCGCGTACGCCCGCGAGCACGACCACTGGGTCGTCGCGTACTGCCCCATCGCCCGCAACAAGGTCGCCGACGTGAACGTGATTCAGGACATCGCGGACGCCCACGACGCGACGCCCGCGCAGGTGAGTCTGGCGTGGCTGAATGGATTGGAGAACGTCGCCGCCGTCCCGAAGGCAACCTCGCTCGACCACATCACGGAGAACTTCGCGAGTCGAGACATCACCCTTACCGACCGCGAGATGAACCGCATCGCTGACATCGACGACGAACACCGCATCGTGGATTTCGACGGCGCCCCCTGGAACGAGAACTAG
- a CDS encoding RDD family protein: protein MAETETGECGVGIRGVALAVDSAVWFALLFAAVYAVAFVTGDVRVSGASADADLSGLPAQVAFLLWLALSVEYHVLMEYRYGQTVGKYLVAIRVVADDGTNPSLRAATVRNVLRLVDVLPAFYLVGIASVLLSDRKKRVGDRVAETVVVRP from the coding sequence ATGGCCGAGACCGAGACCGGGGAGTGCGGCGTCGGGATTCGCGGCGTCGCGCTCGCGGTGGATTCCGCGGTGTGGTTCGCGCTGTTGTTCGCGGCGGTGTACGCGGTCGCGTTTGTGACTGGTGACGTGCGGGTGAGCGGGGCGTCCGCGGACGCCGACCTCTCCGGGTTGCCGGCGCAGGTGGCGTTCCTGCTGTGGCTGGCGCTCTCCGTCGAGTACCACGTCCTGATGGAGTACCGGTACGGGCAGACCGTCGGGAAGTACCTCGTGGCGATTCGGGTGGTCGCGGACGACGGAACGAACCCGTCGTTGCGGGCGGCGACGGTGCGGAACGTCCTGCGACTCGTGGACGTGCTGCCCGCGTTCTACCTCGTGGGAATCGCCTCCGTCCTGCTGTCAGACCGGAAGAAGCGGGTGGGTGACCGAGTCGCCGAGACGGTCGTCGTCCGCCCGTAA
- a CDS encoding aspartate kinase — protein sequence MRVVAKFGGTSLGSGERIERAAASVASAVDAGHEVAVVASAMGDTTDELLDDITFEADSADRAEIVSMGERTSVRMLKAALASRDVNAVFLEPGHPDWPVVTNSRGEVNIEETQKRAKALASELDDAVPVITGFLAEDLEGNVTTLGRGGSDTTAVMLGRYLDADEVVIVTDVEGIMTGDPRVVEGARNVGEITVDELRNLSFRGAEVVAPSALSYKDEDLEVRVVHYQHGDLLSGGTRIEGRFENIIDMREQPLACLTVAGRAMRNKPGIMSRLSTALADADINVDAVASGMDSMTFYVNADLAEEAENVLHREVIEDDTLSSVTVSDDVAVIRVLGGELPNQPGVIQRIVDPIADARINLHDVITSATSVALFVDWDDRDDVLDIIQELFAE from the coding sequence ATGCGCGTCGTAGCGAAGTTCGGCGGGACGAGTCTCGGGAGCGGGGAGCGAATCGAGCGCGCGGCCGCGTCGGTCGCGTCCGCCGTCGACGCCGGCCACGAGGTCGCGGTCGTCGCGTCCGCGATGGGCGACACGACGGACGAACTCCTCGACGACATCACGTTCGAGGCGGACTCCGCCGACCGCGCGGAGATCGTCTCGATGGGCGAACGCACCTCCGTTCGAATGTTGAAGGCCGCGCTCGCCTCACGGGACGTGAACGCCGTGTTCCTCGAACCCGGCCACCCGGACTGGCCCGTCGTCACGAACAGCCGCGGCGAGGTGAACATCGAGGAGACGCAGAAGCGCGCGAAGGCGCTCGCTTCGGAACTCGACGACGCGGTTCCCGTCATCACGGGGTTCCTCGCGGAAGACCTGGAGGGGAACGTCACGACGCTCGGTCGCGGCGGCAGCGACACCACCGCCGTGATGCTCGGGCGCTACCTCGACGCGGACGAGGTCGTCATCGTCACCGACGTCGAGGGAATCATGACCGGCGATCCGCGGGTGGTCGAGGGCGCGCGGAACGTCGGCGAAATCACCGTGGACGAACTCCGTAACCTCTCCTTCCGGGGCGCGGAGGTCGTCGCGCCGAGCGCGCTCTCCTACAAGGACGAGGATCTCGAAGTCCGCGTCGTCCACTACCAGCACGGCGACCTCCTCTCCGGCGGCACCCGAATCGAGGGGCGCTTCGAGAACATCATCGACATGCGCGAACAGCCGCTCGCCTGCCTCACGGTCGCGGGGCGCGCGATGCGGAACAAACCCGGCATCATGTCCCGGCTGTCGACCGCGCTCGCGGACGCCGACATCAACGTCGACGCGGTCGCGTCCGGCATGGACTCGATGACGTTCTACGTGAACGCAGACCTCGCCGAGGAGGCCGAGAACGTCCTCCACCGCGAAGTCATCGAGGACGACACGCTCTCCAGCGTCACGGTCTCCGACGACGTGGCCGTCATCCGCGTGCTCGGCGGCGAACTCCCGAACCAGCCCGGCGTCATCCAGCGAATCGTCGACCCCATCGCCGACGCCCGCATCAACCTCCACGACGTCATCACGTCCGCAACCTCCGTCGCGCTCTTCGTCGACTGGGACGACCGCGACGACGTCCTCGACATTATCCAAGAGTTGTTCGCGGAGTAG
- a CDS encoding Zn-ribbon domain-containing protein, with protein MPHQCTNCGHTFPDGSKEMLSGCPECGGNKFQFHPDAAPDDPEDAEPPEPPEPDSGSVTSAVGRAAASVRDTLSSSSSEESSDWPGDSRDTEDATDTASADAPSAETFPSETPDADTESTSGTDGAEVPDEIEAADADREDTAQADARSEMVTSDDLPPKPDREGRVVQEPESDDRPDMDELREELNSQFESIKVVAPGQYELNLMELYDREEYIIALQENGRYVIEVPESWREED; from the coding sequence ATGCCGCATCAGTGCACGAACTGCGGGCACACGTTCCCCGACGGGTCGAAGGAGATGCTGTCGGGGTGCCCGGAGTGCGGCGGGAACAAGTTCCAGTTCCATCCCGACGCCGCCCCCGACGACCCCGAGGACGCGGAACCGCCGGAACCACCCGAACCCGACAGCGGGTCAGTGACCTCGGCGGTCGGTCGCGCGGCCGCGAGCGTTCGCGACACACTCTCTTCGTCGTCCAGCGAGGAGTCCAGCGATTGGCCCGGCGACTCGCGGGACACGGAGGACGCGACTGACACCGCGTCCGCGGACGCGCCGAGCGCCGAGACTTTCCCGTCCGAGACACCGGACGCCGACACCGAGTCCACGAGCGGGACGGACGGCGCGGAGGTTCCGGACGAAATCGAGGCGGCGGACGCCGACCGGGAGGACACCGCGCAGGCGGACGCGCGCTCCGAGATGGTGACCTCGGACGACCTGCCGCCGAAACCCGACCGCGAGGGTCGCGTGGTGCAGGAACCCGAGTCTGACGACCGGCCGGATATGGACGAACTCCGCGAGGAGCTGAACAGCCAGTTCGAATCCATCAAGGTCGTCGCACCCGGCCAGTACGAACTCAACCTCATGGAGCTGTACGACCGCGAGGAGTACATCATCGCGCTGCAGGAGAACGGCCGATACGTCATCGAGGTTCCGGAGTCCTGGCGCGAGGAGGACTAA
- a CDS encoding DUF2073 domain-containing protein has product MPEIEHEDGVQIDFISGEKMEGKTSMEKIRLILDGVHDGNIVVLERGLSPDEESKLIEVTMSEINPDGFSGIEIESFPRSEANDGGFLNRLMGKNESSKLTVIGPANQIKSLHKDDTLISALISRD; this is encoded by the coding sequence ATGCCAGAAATAGAACACGAAGACGGCGTGCAGATCGACTTCATCAGCGGCGAGAAGATGGAGGGAAAGACCTCGATGGAGAAAATCCGGCTCATCCTCGACGGCGTTCACGACGGTAACATCGTGGTGCTCGAACGCGGCCTGAGCCCGGACGAGGAGTCGAAGCTCATCGAGGTGACGATGAGCGAGATCAACCCCGACGGCTTCTCGGGTATCGAAATCGAGTCGTTCCCGCGGTCGGAGGCGAACGACGGCGGATTCCTCAACCGCCTGATGGGGAAGAACGAGTCATCGAAGCTCACGGTCATCGGACCGGCGAACCAGATCAAGTCGCTGCACAAGGACGACACCCTCATCAGCGCACTCATCTCCCGCGACTAG
- a CDS encoding Era-like GTP-binding protein: MGLFADLKDSISGVTAKLFAGEGDEPKRIGIYGPPNAGKTTLANRIARDWTGDAIGPESHVPHETRRARRKENVEIERDGRTVSIDIVDTPGVATKVDYEEFVEHGMEKDEAVRRSREATEGVAEAMHWLREDVDGVIYVLDATTDPFTQVNTMLIGIIESRDLPVLILANKTDLEDANIQQIKNAFPQHDTIPLSALEGENMDEVYDEIATKFG; encoded by the coding sequence ATGGGACTGTTCGCAGACCTCAAAGACAGCATCTCCGGTGTGACGGCGAAGCTCTTCGCCGGCGAGGGTGACGAACCCAAGCGCATCGGAATTTACGGACCGCCGAACGCGGGGAAGACGACGCTCGCGAACCGGATCGCGCGCGACTGGACCGGTGACGCCATCGGCCCCGAGAGTCACGTTCCACACGAAACGCGACGCGCACGCCGAAAGGAGAACGTCGAAATCGAGCGCGACGGCCGCACCGTCAGCATCGACATCGTCGACACGCCCGGTGTCGCGACGAAGGTCGACTACGAGGAGTTCGTCGAGCACGGCATGGAGAAGGACGAGGCCGTCCGGCGCTCCCGTGAGGCGACCGAGGGTGTCGCGGAGGCGATGCACTGGCTGCGCGAGGACGTTGACGGCGTCATCTACGTGCTTGACGCGACTACGGATCCGTTCACGCAGGTGAACACGATGCTCATCGGCATCATCGAGAGCCGCGACCTCCCCGTGCTCATCCTCGCGAACAAGACTGATCTGGAGGACGCGAACATCCAGCAGATCAAGAACGCGTTCCCCCAGCACGACACCATTCCCCTCTCCGCGCTAGAGGGCGAGAACATGGACGAAGTGTACGACGAGATTGCGACGAAATTCGGGTGA
- a CDS encoding Cdc6/Cdc18 family protein translates to MDDNTPADDRRTARDFDVEIDDVLDEDGDDEDGLFDDLLRGEPIFENKEVLRPSYTPHELPHRNEQINNMATILVAALRGETPSNILIYGKTGTGKTASAKFVSQELEKTSRKYEVPCEVEYINCEVTDTQYRVLAQLANTFIQQNREFVDERVNALEDLAERARDDPHALTDTEFDSVEEVVERVDSLLDDREEMDDVPMTGWPTDRVYTEFFDAVDYVERVAVIMLDEIDKLVEKSGDDTLYNLSRMNSELDNSRVSIIGISNDLKFTDFLDPRVKSSLGEEEIVFPPYDANQLRDILEHRSETAFKADALSEDVLPLCAAFAAQEHGDARRALDLLRTAGELAERDQADIVTEAHVRRAQDKIELDRVVEVVRTLPTQSKLVLYAILVLEKHGVHNINTGEVYNIYKRLCDEIDADVLTQRRVTDLISELDMLGIVNAVVVSKGRYGRTKEISLSVPVEETEAVLEADSRLGDVENVTPFVQARFDNE, encoded by the coding sequence ATGGACGACAACACACCGGCGGACGACCGGCGCACGGCACGTGACTTCGACGTGGAGATAGACGACGTCCTCGACGAGGACGGCGACGACGAGGACGGCCTCTTCGACGACCTCCTCCGCGGCGAACCTATCTTCGAGAACAAGGAAGTCCTCCGCCCCTCCTACACGCCCCACGAACTCCCGCACCGGAACGAACAGATCAACAACATGGCGACAATCCTCGTCGCCGCGCTCCGCGGGGAGACGCCCTCGAACATCCTCATCTACGGGAAGACTGGCACCGGAAAGACCGCGTCCGCGAAGTTCGTCAGTCAGGAACTCGAAAAGACCTCACGGAAGTACGAAGTCCCCTGCGAGGTCGAATACATCAACTGCGAGGTCACGGACACGCAGTACCGGGTGCTCGCGCAGCTCGCGAACACGTTCATCCAGCAGAACCGCGAGTTCGTCGACGAGCGTGTGAACGCCCTCGAAGACCTCGCGGAACGCGCACGCGACGACCCGCACGCGCTCACAGATACGGAGTTCGACTCCGTGGAAGAAGTCGTCGAACGCGTGGACTCCCTGCTCGACGATCGCGAGGAGATGGATGACGTCCCGATGACGGGCTGGCCGACCGACCGCGTCTACACCGAGTTCTTCGACGCCGTCGACTACGTCGAACGCGTCGCCGTCATCATGCTCGACGAAATCGACAAGCTCGTCGAGAAATCCGGGGACGACACACTCTACAACCTCTCCCGGATGAACTCCGAACTCGACAACTCCCGCGTCTCCATCATCGGCATCAGCAACGACCTGAAGTTCACCGACTTCCTCGACCCCCGCGTCAAGTCCAGCCTGGGCGAGGAGGAAATCGTCTTCCCGCCCTACGACGCGAACCAACTTCGCGACATCCTCGAACACCGCTCGGAGACCGCGTTCAAGGCGGACGCGCTCTCGGAGGACGTCCTCCCGCTGTGCGCGGCGTTCGCCGCGCAGGAACACGGGGACGCGCGGCGCGCGCTCGACCTCCTCCGCACCGCGGGCGAACTCGCCGAACGCGATCAGGCCGACATCGTCACCGAGGCGCACGTGCGGCGCGCGCAAGACAAGATCGAACTCGACCGCGTCGTCGAAGTCGTCCGCACCCTCCCCACCCAGAGCAAACTCGTCCTGTACGCCATCCTCGTCCTCGAAAAGCACGGCGTGCACAACATCAACACGGGCGAGGTGTACAACATCTACAAGCGCCTCTGCGACGAGATCGACGCCGACGTGCTCACCCAGCGCCGGGTGACCGACCTCATCAGCGAACTCGACATGCTCGGTATCGTGAACGCCGTCGTCGTCTCGAAGGGCCGCTACGGCCGCACCAAGGAAATCAGCCTCTCGGTTCCGGTAGAGGAGACCGAGGCAGTCCTCGAAGCCGACTCCCGGCTCGGGGACGTTGAGAACGTCACGCCGTTCGTGCAGGCGCGCTTCGACAACGAGTGA
- a CDS encoding S26 family signal peptidase, translating to MADDDAPDPRRSPTDALRWVFRTDNEFVVFAREMVSSALVVLLVGMLLFSVSGLWPPLVAVESGSMEPHMERGDLVFVVEEDRFTGDMGYADTGVITHEMGEEIDYQRFGGYGDVVVYQRNGNGGTTPIIHRARFWVADGENWYDRATPAYVDGSSCAAIANCPAPHAGFVTKGDNNQYYDQVNGISSPVKPEWVKGRAEFRVPWLGYVRLVFSGEATVGEAVTELVS from the coding sequence ATGGCCGACGACGACGCGCCGGATCCGCGACGAAGCCCCACGGACGCTCTCCGGTGGGTGTTCCGGACAGACAACGAGTTCGTCGTGTTCGCCCGCGAGATGGTGTCGAGCGCGCTCGTCGTCCTCCTCGTCGGCATGCTGTTGTTCAGCGTGAGCGGGCTGTGGCCGCCGCTCGTCGCCGTCGAATCCGGAAGCATGGAGCCGCACATGGAGCGCGGTGACCTCGTGTTCGTCGTGGAGGAAGACCGGTTCACGGGCGATATGGGGTACGCCGACACCGGCGTCATCACCCACGAGATGGGCGAGGAGATCGACTACCAGCGGTTCGGCGGGTACGGCGACGTCGTCGTCTATCAACGCAACGGGAACGGCGGAACCACGCCCATCATTCACCGGGCGCGGTTCTGGGTCGCGGACGGCGAGAACTGGTATGACAGAGCGACCCCCGCGTACGTCGACGGCAGCAGTTGCGCGGCGATAGCGAACTGCCCCGCCCCCCACGCCGGGTTCGTCACGAAGGGCGACAACAACCAGTACTACGACCAGGTGAACGGCATCAGCAGCCCCGTCAAGCCCGAGTGGGTGAAGGGGCGCGCGGAGTTCCGAGTGCCGTGGCTCGGCTACGTTCGGCTCGTCTTCTCCGGGGAAGCCACAGTCGGTGAGGCCGTCACCGAACTCGTCTCGTAG
- a CDS encoding DNA-directed DNA polymerase II small subunit has translation MPNSTPIVVVRELTSRGYNADRDAVTLLADEPDPERAVEHVVEHAPADVLTISAAQVREALDARGDDAERDGRPGPAADAATEQTEGAVEATEPDATAATDTTAAGPSAGDRASTAVSQKTHTSASTARENHDSTSESSGFAPETKGVGDGGASGVEDALNADDIEAFERAVDETLHDVSIANDITGQSTGTGDYDDFVSVFRDRYDRLSSKLRGRVNHRPTNALESMGGGSDAAIVGMVNDIRSTASGHWLIELEDTNGVFPALVMKDRDIAAHVDELLLDEVIAVEGSLAQDGGILFVDSMHFPDIPRTYEPNTADRHVQAALISDVHVGSQEFADYAWESFARWLHTEEAEHVEYLLLAGDMVEGVGVYPDQDEELDIVDIYEQYEAFAEKLKQVPGDMEIVMIPGNHDAVRLAEPQPAFDEELRDIMSAHDARITGNPSVVTVEGVDVLMYHGVSIDEVIAEHPSESVSYEAPHRAMAQLLKKRHVAPQYGDRLRVAPEEKDYLVIDDVPDVFHTGHVHKLGVGTYNNVRLVNSGCWQEQTAFQKSVNIDPDVATAPILDLDTLDVTVRKFEN, from the coding sequence GTGCCGAACTCGACGCCGATCGTGGTCGTGCGAGAACTCACGAGCCGCGGCTACAACGCGGATCGGGACGCCGTGACCCTGCTCGCGGACGAACCCGACCCCGAGCGCGCCGTCGAGCACGTGGTCGAGCACGCCCCCGCGGACGTGCTCACGATCTCCGCCGCGCAGGTTCGCGAGGCACTCGACGCCCGCGGCGACGACGCGGAGCGCGACGGCCGCCCTGGCCCCGCAGCGGACGCCGCCACAGAGCAGACAGAGGGAGCGGTCGAGGCCACTGAACCGGATGCCACAGCGGCCACGGATACCACGGCGGCGGGTCCATCGGCCGGCGACAGGGCCTCTACGGCCGTCTCACAGAAAACCCACACCTCTGCTTCGACTGCACGAGAAAATCACGATTCAACCTCTGAGTCTAGTGGTTTTGCACCTGAAACAAAGGGGGTTGGGGATGGGGGGGCGTCCGGCGTCGAGGACGCGCTGAACGCGGATGACATCGAGGCGTTCGAGCGCGCGGTCGACGAGACGCTCCACGACGTCAGCATCGCGAACGACATCACGGGCCAGTCCACGGGAACGGGAGACTACGACGACTTCGTCTCCGTGTTCCGCGACCGCTACGACCGCCTCTCCTCGAAACTCCGCGGGCGCGTGAACCACCGGCCGACGAACGCGCTCGAATCCATGGGCGGCGGGAGCGACGCCGCTATCGTCGGGATGGTGAACGACATCCGGTCGACCGCGAGCGGCCACTGGCTCATCGAACTCGAGGACACGAACGGCGTCTTCCCCGCGCTCGTGATGAAAGACCGCGACATCGCCGCGCACGTTGACGAACTCCTCCTGGACGAGGTCATCGCCGTCGAGGGGTCGCTCGCGCAGGACGGCGGCATCCTCTTCGTGGACTCCATGCACTTCCCGGACATCCCCCGAACCTACGAGCCGAACACGGCCGACCGGCACGTGCAGGCCGCGCTCATCAGCGACGTGCACGTCGGCAGCCAGGAGTTCGCGGACTACGCTTGGGAGTCGTTCGCGCGCTGGCTCCACACCGAGGAGGCCGAGCACGTCGAGTACCTCCTCCTCGCGGGCGACATGGTGGAGGGCGTCGGCGTCTACCCCGACCAGGACGAGGAACTCGACATCGTGGACATCTACGAGCAGTACGAGGCGTTCGCGGAGAAACTCAAGCAAGTCCCGGGCGACATGGAGATCGTGATGATTCCGGGGAACCACGACGCGGTTCGGCTCGCGGAACCCCAGCCCGCGTTCGACGAGGAGCTCCGCGACATCATGAGCGCGCACGACGCCCGCATCACCGGGAACCCGAGCGTGGTCACCGTCGAGGGCGTGGACGTCCTGATGTACCACGGCGTCAGTATCGACGAAGTCATCGCGGAACACCCGAGCGAGTCCGTCTCCTACGAGGCCCCCCACAGGGCGATGGCGCAACTCCTGAAGAAGCGCCACGTCGCCCCCCAGTACGGCGACCGGCTCCGGGTCGCGCCCGAGGAGAAGGACTACCTCGTCATCGACGACGTGCCGGACGTGTTCCACACCGGCCACGTCCACAAGCTCGGCGTCGGGACGTACAACAACGTCCGCCTCGTGAACTCGGGGTGCTGGCAGGAGCAGACCGCGTTCCAGAAGTCCGTCAACATCGACCCGGACGTGGCGACCGCGCCCATCCTCGACCTCGACACGCTCGACGTCACCGTCCGGAAGTTCGAGAACTAA
- a CDS encoding MATE family efflux transporter, which produces MLRAAFRRLTAALYAFPALLARIGFLDREKGEEAFDLAVPAMVTGGLRTLLRTADFFMVSVAAGGSAVAALEFGFQYYFIPFGLALALTSGTISVVSRLKGADRHREADFAIKQSLWLSLLLSVPITLATWVYAEPMIDLLTNDPVAIEEGAVYLQIVMLSVAFRFWGMIASRALAGAGDTHTPMYVRLLTLPTNVVVNAVLIFGLLGFPALGVAGAAIGTAVANALAAAIFFALLVSGRYSVQLRLGGKQWDWGIATEIVRVAVPLAGTRLSRTVGRFPFLFVLAVLGSEVVAAYAIGRRVMLLALMPAWGYSTASSTLVGQAIGAGDGDEAAAYGWQTLRIALATQLVIAAAIFAAARPLAAAFAAADLDLTVTFIRVFGVGVAAFSVSRTLRGGLRGAGDTSWPFYGGLLSTYVVRLPVAFAALPATFAVAVPVFGVTLTPGLGWALPAIYAAIVADMYTRAAVNFVRFRSGKWREIGARATNQTT; this is translated from the coding sequence GTGTTACGCGCCGCGTTCCGCCGACTCACCGCCGCCCTCTACGCCTTCCCCGCGCTTCTCGCGCGAATCGGCTTCCTCGACCGCGAGAAGGGCGAGGAGGCGTTCGACCTCGCGGTTCCCGCGATGGTCACCGGCGGCCTGCGCACGCTCCTGCGAACCGCTGACTTCTTCATGGTCAGCGTCGCCGCCGGCGGGAGCGCCGTCGCCGCGCTCGAATTCGGGTTCCAGTACTACTTCATCCCGTTCGGGCTCGCGCTCGCGCTCACCTCCGGCACCATCAGCGTCGTCTCCCGGTTGAAGGGCGCCGACCGCCACCGCGAGGCCGACTTCGCCATCAAGCAGTCGCTCTGGCTCTCCCTCCTCCTCTCCGTCCCGATCACACTCGCGACGTGGGTGTACGCGGAGCCGATGATAGACCTCCTGACGAACGACCCCGTCGCCATCGAGGAGGGCGCGGTGTACCTCCAGATCGTGATGCTCTCCGTCGCGTTCCGATTCTGGGGGATGATAGCGTCCCGGGCCCTCGCTGGCGCAGGCGACACCCACACCCCGATGTACGTCCGCCTGCTCACCCTCCCGACGAACGTCGTCGTCAACGCAGTCCTCATCTTCGGGTTGCTCGGGTTCCCCGCGCTCGGCGTCGCCGGCGCGGCCATCGGCACCGCCGTCGCGAACGCGCTCGCCGCCGCCATCTTCTTCGCCCTCCTCGTCTCCGGCCGGTACAGCGTCCAGCTCCGCCTCGGCGGGAAGCAGTGGGACTGGGGTATCGCGACCGAAATCGTCCGCGTCGCCGTCCCGCTCGCCGGCACCCGGCTCTCCCGCACCGTCGGCCGCTTCCCGTTCCTGTTCGTGCTCGCCGTGCTCGGCAGCGAGGTCGTCGCCGCCTACGCCATCGGCCGTCGCGTCATGCTCCTCGCGCTGATGCCCGCGTGGGGGTACTCCACCGCGTCCTCCACGCTCGTCGGACAGGCTATCGGCGCGGGCGATGGCGACGAGGCCGCCGCGTACGGCTGGCAGACCCTCCGCATCGCGCTCGCAACCCAGCTCGTCATCGCCGCCGCCATCTTCGCCGCCGCGCGCCCCCTCGCCGCCGCGTTCGCCGCCGCCGACCTCGACCTCACGGTCACCTTCATCCGCGTGTTCGGCGTCGGCGTCGCGGCGTTCAGCGTCTCCCGCACGCTCCGCGGCGGCCTCCGCGGCGCGGGCGACACCTCGTGGCCGTTCTACGGCGGCCTCCTCAGCACGTACGTCGTCCGTCTCCCCGTCGCGTTCGCCGCGCTCCCCGCGACGTTCGCCGTCGCCGTTCCCGTGTTCGGCGTCACGCTCACACCCGGGCTCGGCTGGGCGCTCCCCGCCATCTACGCCGCCATCGTCGCCGACATGTACACGCGCGCCGCCGTGAACTTCGTCCGGTTCCGCTCCGGGAAGTGGCGCGAGATCGGCGCACGAGCCACGAACCAAACGACCTGA
- a CDS encoding Sjogren's syndrome/scleroderma autoantigen 1 family protein: MSDEFDREEEKQKLREKYAKDQQDREVTGRMSDLLLQGATMTNKHCDRCGSPYFRQNGEEFCPTCRAEGNQPQTDEPASQSSQTAEEPTESAAAADAGTSEAQTTPEPTRAPATTADTPAPATTADTPAPAADETTEPTGSPSSADTADARAALATSIETLAQRASDADDPRRAKEFLEAAREAADTLDTLDR; encoded by the coding sequence ATGAGCGACGAGTTCGACCGCGAGGAGGAAAAACAGAAGCTCCGCGAGAAGTACGCGAAGGACCAGCAGGACCGCGAGGTCACCGGCCGCATGAGCGACCTCCTCCTGCAGGGCGCGACGATGACGAACAAACACTGCGACCGCTGCGGCAGCCCCTACTTCCGACAGAACGGCGAGGAGTTCTGCCCGACCTGCCGCGCCGAAGGCAACCAACCTCAGACCGACGAACCCGCCAGCCAATCCAGTCAGACCGCCGAGGAACCGACCGAATCCGCCGCGGCCGCCGACGCCGGAACCAGTGAGGCGCAAACCACTCCGGAACCCACGCGCGCCCCCGCCACGACAGCGGACACGCCCGCCCCCGCTACGACAGCGGACACGCCCGCCCCCGCCGCAGACGAGACAACCGAACCCACAGGCTCCCCGTCGTCTGCGGACACCGCGGACGCCCGCGCCGCCCTCGCCACCTCTATTGAAACGCTCGCCCAGCGCGCCAGCGACGCCGACGACCCCCGCCGCGCCAAGGAGTTCCTCGAAGCCGCACGCGAAGCCGCCGACACCCTCGACACCCTCGACCGCTAA
- a CDS encoding universal stress protein: MKILVPVDGSDISFRALSFGAEMARRYEGTVHVVHITDRHNDVTDEIVERAKDILDAEGIQDNPEVSLDLDLDFRPSKRVGEDVLTLVDERGYDHVVMGHHGSGTVERAILGSAAETVIKSDKVAVTVVP; encoded by the coding sequence ATGAAGATACTCGTCCCCGTGGACGGTAGCGACATCAGTTTCCGAGCGCTCTCCTTCGGTGCGGAGATGGCGCGGCGGTACGAGGGTACGGTGCACGTCGTCCACATCACGGATCGACACAACGACGTGACGGACGAAATCGTCGAGCGCGCCAAGGACATTCTGGACGCCGAAGGTATTCAGGACAACCCCGAGGTCAGCCTCGACCTCGACCTCGACTTCCGGCCGTCGAAGCGCGTCGGCGAGGACGTTCTCACGCTCGTTGACGAACGCGGCTACGACCACGTCGTGATGGGCCACCACGGCTCCGGAACGGTGGAGCGCGCCATCCTCGGGAGCGCCGCCGAGACCGTCATCAAGTCCGACAAGGTCGCGGTGACGGTCGTCCCCTAG